A stretch of the Aphis gossypii isolate Hap1 chromosome 2, ASM2018417v2, whole genome shotgun sequence genome encodes the following:
- the LOC114129526 gene encoding uncharacterized protein LOC114129526 isoform X3, with protein sequence MSQVSTTSYPYGTLVWVKVVNRYWWPGIVVDPQTIPSDLLEYVNNVNPIAVVHYEYENKYEVVEKQNNICLYSGPHKNDYIAKGLTLYKNQKKGIPTVGKYDMEAFKEDILSMEKRIGGDVNIFETIRKNQEEIKLLINSNFTPSKIKGHKKEKVVKEAVKVVPKSRGKSLPTPKSQPNIKTKESPSISQPKQNRTSKQKSSPPSKVVKLHTPIRTAVTNGYTCHVHVNCTFKTNSYDILKRHMATCKNDLKEVTVEKLPNAKKRKNIKNKSSEAKKIKLQEELLKDWDNDGEDDDVEFDKSNVQSTSEVAPTIAKVTPTTSEVLSINSEFIPTTTSEDLPNTTSEVLPSTTSDEVLPTISNEIQETNTTFDFNKNDDNTTVVEPRQNESDCNSTVNVINDKFELQVSSDIKSIETARNESLLVEKIEDPSIEPREIHSNEFTNEIDDQTKTTDLLLEKTVNTLDQINNFESSLSDISNTLNKSDSNILTKDNNIGGVHELSGFDSLKKPTSPSKEVHTKIDNSIDIVEKVEIMSIQVKNPEVVEEKTNDTEIVPNDVEVNHPNDTKIDTDVPIENSCSVDNISNRMDSEDEITAEKDGVKYYLKGIEPGWIKENNWQSHAVSGLKEANSYSAELKLPTSHEYTLPEFLK encoded by the exons ATGagtcaagtatctacgacgtCATACCCATATGGTACGTTAGTTTGGGTAAAAGTGGTCAATCGTTATTGGTGGCCTGGCATAGTTGTAGATCCCCAAACGATTCCATCAGATTTGTtagaatatgttaataatgtaaacCCCATTGCGGTGGTCCATtatgaatatgaaaataaata tgaagttgttgaaaaacaaaataatatatgtctaTACTCAGGCCctcataaaaatgattatattgcaAAAGGGCtta ccttatataaaaatcagaAGAAAGGTATACCAACAGTAGGTAAATATGATATGGAAGCCTTTAAGGAAGACATTTTATCAATGGAAAAGCGTATTGGAGgtgatgttaatatttttgaaactataagaaaaaatcaaGAAGAAATTAAGTTACTCATCAACTCTAATTTTACCCCATCTAAAATAAAAGGTCATAAGAAAGAGAAAGTTGTGAAAGAAGCAGTTAAAGTTGTTCCAAAATCTCGAGGAAAATCTTTACCCACACCTAAATCTCAAcccaatattaaaactaaagaaTCACCATCTATATCACAACCAAAACAAAATCGTACCAGCAAACAAAAATCTTCACCTCCATCAAAAGTTGTAAAACTCCATACACCCATTAGAACAGCAGTAACAAATGGTTATACTTGTCATGTACACGTTAACTgtacttttaaaactaatagttATGATATCCTAAAACGGCACATGGCAACGTGTAAAAATGATCTTAAAGAGGTAACAGTCGAAAAATTACCTAACGccaaaaaacgaaaaaatataaagaacaaATCGTCAgaagctaaaaaaattaaattacaagagGAGTTATTGAAAGATTGGGATAATGATGGCGAAGATGACGATGTGGAATTCGATAAAAGTAATGTACAAAGTACAAGTGAAGTTGCACCAACCATTGCTAAAGTTACACCAACAACAAGCGAAGTTTTATCGATTAATAGTGaatttatacctactacaaCAAGTGAAGACTTACCTAACACAACAAGTGAAGTTTTGCCTTCCACAACGAGTGATGAAGTCTTACCTACCATTTCAAATGAAATTCAAGAAACTAACACAACTTTTGATTTCAAcaaaaatgatgataatacCACTGTCGTAGAACCAAGACAAAATGAATCTGATTGTAATTCAACTGTGaatgttataaatgataaatttgaaCTGCAGGTATCTTCagatataaaaagtattgaaaCAGCACGAAATGAATCACTTCTAGTTGAGAAAATTGAAGATCCTTCCATTGAACCTCGTGAAATCCATTCAAATGAATTTACAAATGAAATTGATGATCAAACAAAAACtactgatttattattagaaaaaacgGTAAATACTTTAgatcaaataaacaattttgaaagttCATTAAGTGACATTTCAAATACTCTAAATAAATCTGATTCAAATATATTGACTAAAGATAACAACATTGGTGGTGTACATGAGTTAAGTGGATTTGACTCTCTAAAAAAACCTACTAGCCCAAGTAAAGAAGTTCATACAAAGATTGATAACAGCATAGATATTGTTGAAAAGGTTGAAATTATGTCTATTCAGGTAAAAAATCCTGAAGTTGTTGAAGAGAAAACTAATGATACAGAGATAGTTCCAAATGATGTAGAAGTTAATCATCCAAATGATACAAAAATAGATACAGATGTGCCCATTGAGAATTCTTGTTCtgtagataatatttcaaatagaaTGGACTCTGAAGATGAAATCACTGCTGAAAAGGATGGGGTAAAGTACTATTTAAAAGGTATAGAACCTGGTTGGATAAAAGAGAATAATTGGCAATCACATGCAGTTAGTGGACTTAAGGAAG CTAATTCATATTCTGCTGAACTCAAGCTGCCTACTAGCCACGAGTATACACTGCCTGAGTTTTTGAAGTGA
- the LOC114129526 gene encoding uncharacterized protein LOC114129526 isoform X1, whose translation MSQVSTTSYPYGTLVWVKVVNRYWWPGIVVDPQTIPSDLLEYVNNVNPIAVVHYEYENKYEVVEKQNNICLYSGPHKNDYIAKGLTLYKNQKKGIPTVGKYDMEAFKEDILSMEKRIGGDVNIFETIRKNQEEIKLLINSNFTPSKIKGHKKEKVVKEAVKVVPKSRGKSLPTPKSQPNIKTKESPSISQPKQNRTSKQKSSPPSKVVKLHTPIRTAVTNGYTCHVHVNCTFKTNSYDILKRHMATCKNDLKEVTVEKLPNAKKRKNIKNKSSEAKKIKLQEELLKDWDNDGEDDDVEFDKSNVQSTSEVAPTIAKVTPTTSEVLSINSEFIPTTTSEDLPNTTSEVLPSTTSDEVLPTISNEIQETNTTFDFNKNDDNTTVVEPRQNESDCNSTVNVINDKFELQVSSDIKSIETARNESLLVEKIEDPSIEPREIHSNEFTNEIDDQTKTTDLLLEKTVNTLDQINNFESSLSDISNTLNKSDSNILTKDNNIGGVHELSGFDSLKKPTSPSKEVHTKIDNSIDIVEKVEIMSIQVKNPEVVEEKTNDTEIVPNDVEVNHPNDTKIDTDVPIENSCSVDNISNRMDSEDEITAEKDGVKYYLKGIEPGWIKENNWQSHAVSGLKEGNDFVRLWNLIPKSPNYRPILRIPESPANKPEPFNPVLNSGVKNDPKAPILVDFQRILVPIASLIPVTEELRNEPRVQAFQAIVDNGGGLEYMLKRTNDIIKLPNNFPAI comes from the exons ATGagtcaagtatctacgacgtCATACCCATATGGTACGTTAGTTTGGGTAAAAGTGGTCAATCGTTATTGGTGGCCTGGCATAGTTGTAGATCCCCAAACGATTCCATCAGATTTGTtagaatatgttaataatgtaaacCCCATTGCGGTGGTCCATtatgaatatgaaaataaata tgaagttgttgaaaaacaaaataatatatgtctaTACTCAGGCCctcataaaaatgattatattgcaAAAGGGCtta ccttatataaaaatcagaAGAAAGGTATACCAACAGTAGGTAAATATGATATGGAAGCCTTTAAGGAAGACATTTTATCAATGGAAAAGCGTATTGGAGgtgatgttaatatttttgaaactataagaaaaaatcaaGAAGAAATTAAGTTACTCATCAACTCTAATTTTACCCCATCTAAAATAAAAGGTCATAAGAAAGAGAAAGTTGTGAAAGAAGCAGTTAAAGTTGTTCCAAAATCTCGAGGAAAATCTTTACCCACACCTAAATCTCAAcccaatattaaaactaaagaaTCACCATCTATATCACAACCAAAACAAAATCGTACCAGCAAACAAAAATCTTCACCTCCATCAAAAGTTGTAAAACTCCATACACCCATTAGAACAGCAGTAACAAATGGTTATACTTGTCATGTACACGTTAACTgtacttttaaaactaatagttATGATATCCTAAAACGGCACATGGCAACGTGTAAAAATGATCTTAAAGAGGTAACAGTCGAAAAATTACCTAACGccaaaaaacgaaaaaatataaagaacaaATCGTCAgaagctaaaaaaattaaattacaagagGAGTTATTGAAAGATTGGGATAATGATGGCGAAGATGACGATGTGGAATTCGATAAAAGTAATGTACAAAGTACAAGTGAAGTTGCACCAACCATTGCTAAAGTTACACCAACAACAAGCGAAGTTTTATCGATTAATAGTGaatttatacctactacaaCAAGTGAAGACTTACCTAACACAACAAGTGAAGTTTTGCCTTCCACAACGAGTGATGAAGTCTTACCTACCATTTCAAATGAAATTCAAGAAACTAACACAACTTTTGATTTCAAcaaaaatgatgataatacCACTGTCGTAGAACCAAGACAAAATGAATCTGATTGTAATTCAACTGTGaatgttataaatgataaatttgaaCTGCAGGTATCTTCagatataaaaagtattgaaaCAGCACGAAATGAATCACTTCTAGTTGAGAAAATTGAAGATCCTTCCATTGAACCTCGTGAAATCCATTCAAATGAATTTACAAATGAAATTGATGATCAAACAAAAACtactgatttattattagaaaaaacgGTAAATACTTTAgatcaaataaacaattttgaaagttCATTAAGTGACATTTCAAATACTCTAAATAAATCTGATTCAAATATATTGACTAAAGATAACAACATTGGTGGTGTACATGAGTTAAGTGGATTTGACTCTCTAAAAAAACCTACTAGCCCAAGTAAAGAAGTTCATACAAAGATTGATAACAGCATAGATATTGTTGAAAAGGTTGAAATTATGTCTATTCAGGTAAAAAATCCTGAAGTTGTTGAAGAGAAAACTAATGATACAGAGATAGTTCCAAATGATGTAGAAGTTAATCATCCAAATGATACAAAAATAGATACAGATGTGCCCATTGAGAATTCTTGTTCtgtagataatatttcaaatagaaTGGACTCTGAAGATGAAATCACTGCTGAAAAGGATGGGGTAAAGTACTATTTAAAAGGTATAGAACCTGGTTGGATAAAAGAGAATAATTGGCAATCACATGCAGTTAGTGGACTTAAGGAAGGTAATGATTTtg TCAGACTATGGAACCTCATCCCCAAATCACCGAATTATAGACCCATTCTGAGAATTCCTGAATCACCCGCCAACAAACCCGAACCATTCAATCCGGTACTCAACTCAGGAGTAAAAAATGATCCAAAGGCGCCCATCTTGGTCGATTTCCAAAGAATTTTGGTGCCTATCGCATCTTTGATTCCTGTTACAGAAGAATTGAGAAATGAACCTAGAGTACAAGCTTTTCAAGCAATCGTAGATAATGGAGGTGGGTTAGAATACATGTTAAAACGTACAAATGATATAATCAAATTACCCAATAATTTTCCTGCGATATGA
- the LOC114129526 gene encoding uncharacterized protein LOC114129526 isoform X2, whose translation MSQVSTTSYPYGTLVWVKVVNRYWWPGIVVDPQTIPSDLLEYVNNVNPIAVVHYEYENKYEVVEKQNNICLYSGPHKNDYIAKGLTLYKNQKKGIPTVGKYDMEAFKEDILSMEKRIGGDVNIFETIRKNQEEIKLLINSNFTPSKIKGHKKEKVVKEAVKVVPKSRGKSLPTPKSQPNIKTKESPSISQPKQNRTSKQKSSPPSKVVKLHTPIRTAVTNGYTCHVHVNCTFKTNSYDILKRHMATCKNDLKEVTVEKLPNAKKRKNIKNKSSEAKKIKLQEELLKDWDNDGEDDDVEFDKSNVQSTSEVAPTIAKVTPTTSEVLSINSEFIPTTTSEDLPNTTSEVLPSTTSDEVLPTISNEIQETNTTFDFNKNDDNTTVVEPRQNESDCNSTVNVINDKFELQVSSDIKSIETARNESLLVEKIEDPSIEPREIHSNEFTNEIDDQTKTTDLLLEKTVNTLDQINNFESSLSDISNTLNKSDSNILTKDNNIGGVHELSGFDSLKKPTSPSKEVHTKIDNSIDIVEKVEIMSIQVKNPEVVEEKTNDTEIVPNDVEVNHPNDTKIDTDVPIENSCSVDNISNRMDSEDEITAEKDGVKYYLKGIEPGWIKENNWQSHAVSGLKEVRLWNLIPKSPNYRPILRIPESPANKPEPFNPVLNSGVKNDPKAPILVDFQRILVPIASLIPVTEELRNEPRVQAFQAIVDNGGGLEYMLKRTNDIIKLPNNFPAI comes from the exons ATGagtcaagtatctacgacgtCATACCCATATGGTACGTTAGTTTGGGTAAAAGTGGTCAATCGTTATTGGTGGCCTGGCATAGTTGTAGATCCCCAAACGATTCCATCAGATTTGTtagaatatgttaataatgtaaacCCCATTGCGGTGGTCCATtatgaatatgaaaataaata tgaagttgttgaaaaacaaaataatatatgtctaTACTCAGGCCctcataaaaatgattatattgcaAAAGGGCtta ccttatataaaaatcagaAGAAAGGTATACCAACAGTAGGTAAATATGATATGGAAGCCTTTAAGGAAGACATTTTATCAATGGAAAAGCGTATTGGAGgtgatgttaatatttttgaaactataagaaaaaatcaaGAAGAAATTAAGTTACTCATCAACTCTAATTTTACCCCATCTAAAATAAAAGGTCATAAGAAAGAGAAAGTTGTGAAAGAAGCAGTTAAAGTTGTTCCAAAATCTCGAGGAAAATCTTTACCCACACCTAAATCTCAAcccaatattaaaactaaagaaTCACCATCTATATCACAACCAAAACAAAATCGTACCAGCAAACAAAAATCTTCACCTCCATCAAAAGTTGTAAAACTCCATACACCCATTAGAACAGCAGTAACAAATGGTTATACTTGTCATGTACACGTTAACTgtacttttaaaactaatagttATGATATCCTAAAACGGCACATGGCAACGTGTAAAAATGATCTTAAAGAGGTAACAGTCGAAAAATTACCTAACGccaaaaaacgaaaaaatataaagaacaaATCGTCAgaagctaaaaaaattaaattacaagagGAGTTATTGAAAGATTGGGATAATGATGGCGAAGATGACGATGTGGAATTCGATAAAAGTAATGTACAAAGTACAAGTGAAGTTGCACCAACCATTGCTAAAGTTACACCAACAACAAGCGAAGTTTTATCGATTAATAGTGaatttatacctactacaaCAAGTGAAGACTTACCTAACACAACAAGTGAAGTTTTGCCTTCCACAACGAGTGATGAAGTCTTACCTACCATTTCAAATGAAATTCAAGAAACTAACACAACTTTTGATTTCAAcaaaaatgatgataatacCACTGTCGTAGAACCAAGACAAAATGAATCTGATTGTAATTCAACTGTGaatgttataaatgataaatttgaaCTGCAGGTATCTTCagatataaaaagtattgaaaCAGCACGAAATGAATCACTTCTAGTTGAGAAAATTGAAGATCCTTCCATTGAACCTCGTGAAATCCATTCAAATGAATTTACAAATGAAATTGATGATCAAACAAAAACtactgatttattattagaaaaaacgGTAAATACTTTAgatcaaataaacaattttgaaagttCATTAAGTGACATTTCAAATACTCTAAATAAATCTGATTCAAATATATTGACTAAAGATAACAACATTGGTGGTGTACATGAGTTAAGTGGATTTGACTCTCTAAAAAAACCTACTAGCCCAAGTAAAGAAGTTCATACAAAGATTGATAACAGCATAGATATTGTTGAAAAGGTTGAAATTATGTCTATTCAGGTAAAAAATCCTGAAGTTGTTGAAGAGAAAACTAATGATACAGAGATAGTTCCAAATGATGTAGAAGTTAATCATCCAAATGATACAAAAATAGATACAGATGTGCCCATTGAGAATTCTTGTTCtgtagataatatttcaaatagaaTGGACTCTGAAGATGAAATCACTGCTGAAAAGGATGGGGTAAAGTACTATTTAAAAGGTATAGAACCTGGTTGGATAAAAGAGAATAATTGGCAATCACATGCAGTTAGTGGACTTAAGGAAG TCAGACTATGGAACCTCATCCCCAAATCACCGAATTATAGACCCATTCTGAGAATTCCTGAATCACCCGCCAACAAACCCGAACCATTCAATCCGGTACTCAACTCAGGAGTAAAAAATGATCCAAAGGCGCCCATCTTGGTCGATTTCCAAAGAATTTTGGTGCCTATCGCATCTTTGATTCCTGTTACAGAAGAATTGAGAAATGAACCTAGAGTACAAGCTTTTCAAGCAATCGTAGATAATGGAGGTGGGTTAGAATACATGTTAAAACGTACAAATGATATAATCAAATTACCCAATAATTTTCCTGCGATATGA